The Hippoglossus stenolepis isolate QCI-W04-F060 chromosome 12, HSTE1.2, whole genome shotgun sequence genome segment ACGCTGAACATGAGGAGATCCATCAATGAACTTCAAGAGGAAATCAAATCCCTCCAAAGAGCAAAGTCCTCACTGGAACAAAACTCTTTCTTCCAAAGCACGGAAGTAGAGGGCCTCAAGGAGCAGCTGAAGGTCACCCAGGGagaaatgcaaaagaaaagcTCCACCGAGCATGAGAATAATTTTAGGATTAACAATTTAGAAGAGGAGCTAGCTTCCAAGCAGGCCTTAATAGATCAGCTTAAGTTTAAATGCAAGGAGCTGACGAGGTCAAATGTCTCCTCTGCGGGTGATATGAGAGGTCTTCAGATCCAAACTGAGTCACTGGAAAAAGAGAGATCACTTTCTGAGCAAAAGATAAAGTCTTTAAAGAGCGAGATAGAGAGCTGGAAACAGCAACTTCAAACCGCTAAGGAGGAAAACAGCTTAATGGAGAAATCTGGGCAGGCGTCCCGACTCAAATTTAAAAACCTCCAAGCAGATCTTCAACAAAATGAATACGTTGCTTCTCAGCTGCAAAAGAAAGTAGATGAGTTAAAACAGATCAATACGGAGATCGAAAATAATCGAAGGAACGTGAAAGCTAAACTCGATCAGGTGACAGTGGAAATTGACAGCAAGGATCAGCAAATTAGAATCTTTAAGTCTCAGGTGGAGGGAACTAAATCACAGGTCAGAATTATTGAGGAGGAACTAAATAAGAAATCCCAGACATCTTACGAGCTTCAGATGAAGCTACAGGATAACAGTGACGAGTTAAGGAAAataactgagctgcagcagaaaacaaaaacactcaatCCAGTTATAGCCAATTATGAGAAAGAAATAATGAGTCTGAAATCAGAGCGGAACTCACTGATTGCTGACGTGAattttgtaaatgaaaaagtCCACAGGCAAGAAGCCGAAATTAACAATTTGAACAGGATGATAAAGCAAAAAAATGCAGAACTGGAGAGAGAATCTGCCGAGAATCAAAAACATCTCAGTAAAGCCAAGGCATTAGAAGatgacaaacataaacacagcagctcagagaaAATAACAGGTAATCTAAAGCAGGAGATATTTGCTCTTCAGAACGATAAGAAAGCAGCAGAAAGGAAAGTGGAGAACTTGAATGTTAAACTTTCAGAGGTAAACTCTGCCCTTCAGCAAACTAAAGATGAACTGTCTAAAGAGGCCAAAGAGCGACAGGTCAAAGAATCCAAAATATTGCAGCTGGAGAGTGAGCTTCAGAACGAAGAAATGTCTAGTTCTGGCAACTCTCGATCAAATCTACAGCATGAGAATTCAATCCTCCACAGGGAGAAAGTTGAGGCActagagaaaaacattttattggcATCTGAAATCAAGACGCTGAACGATAAGCTTAAAAGCACCAAAACAGAAGCTGAGCAAAAGCAGACAGAAAACTCTGCCCTTCAGCTGAGTTCCCAGCAGATGGAGGAACAGCTGGAGAAGTGCAAGAAAATGTTAGGTGAGTTAAAGAATAAACTAGAGCTTCAGAAAGAGGGCTACGAGAGGCAGCTGTTGCTAGTGCAGACTGAAATAGAGAAAAAGCTCATTTTGCTGCAGTCGGACATCTCAAGTGACAACGAGAAGTCGAAGCATCAGTCAGAATTAGTAGTAATGCTCAACAAGTATTTCAGACAAGACGTGACACAGATAACGACAGTGCATCAAACCATAGTGGAGTCAAAGCAGCCACTGGACCAACAGATGCAACTGCAGCTCAAAatggacaaactgcagcaggacAAAACGAAGCTCACCCAAGACTTGTTAAAGGCAAAATCAAATATAAGCCAACTTGAGGAGGACAGACTTAAACTTAACTCAAAAATAGGCACCTTACAAAGCCTTTGCAATGACGAGTCAAAAGAATCGGCTAAGTTTAAGAAGCTGTTGACAGACAGTGAGTGGAAACTAACACTGAAGGAAAATGAAGAGAGATCCCTTCGGGAACAGATACAGTCGTACGCAAAAGAGGTAAAAAGTCTTGAGGAAAAGCTTTTGACGTTGGGGGTCAGGATAAAGTCAGAAAACCAGAAGATGaataaacaggaagtcagtgaaaCCAGTCatcagagtgtgagagaggacTCGCCTGCTTCCCTGAAAACAGGAGTGACAGTGATGCAGAAAGTGCCCTCAGAGGTATGGATGAAGTTagttaaacataaaaaaaatacattgtattatttaacaaatatactgtattttagtCTAATACATTTTACTATTTAATTAAGCACTTGTATCACAGTTGTAATTGTGAACCGTGTCAATGTTACTTAAAAGTTCTTTCAATATCACATCTACAGATGACAacggagaaagaaaacagtgttgaaggattcaaacaaatcaaacaagaCGAACTCGAAGTCATTCAAAGCCAAATCACACAACAATATTTGCAAAATGTGACGTCTAAGGGCCAAATCAACCCTGATGAAAACATGCCTGTGACAACACACGGATACATGGCCCTGTGCGGACCAACAGAGCAACAACCAAAAGAAAGTAAACACATCATTAGGACAAGAACATATCAGATAAAGCGATCTTGTGAAACTGTGAACATTTCAGAGGAAAGCACAACAGACAGTGGTGGACAACTGAGCATGAAATGTTCAACTTCCAAAAAGCTCCCAGAACTCAAAGGCAGCATAAGTATTCAAAACCTGATCAAATTTAAGCTGTTTGATGAAGAGATTTTGCACAAGATGGAGAGGGGTCTCATCACCAGCGAGGAGATGCAAGCATTGCTTGCTCCATACGTCGGTAAACCGACTGCCATTGCTGGAGTTTATGTGGAATCAAGTAAGAAAAAGATATCCTTCCTAGAAGCTGCTGAGAAAGGCTTCTTAGCAAAGACCTATGCACTTGAGTTTCTTGAGGCTCAGGCTGCAACAGGAAGCCTTACTGATCTGGTTAcaggacaaacacactcagttgATGAGGCTATGGAGAAAGGTATTTTAGAGATGGGCCTTAAAGATAAATTGATAGAGGCTGAGAAAGCTGTTAGCGGCTACATCCATGCTGGCAAAACGTTGTCTGTGTTCCAGGCAATGGAGGAAAGGATTCTTGATAGATACAAAGGCAAGAAGATCCTCGAGGTCCAGGTTTCAACCGGAGGTCTGATCAACCCAGATATCGGTGTCAGGGTGCCAGTTAACATTGCTGTCGATCAGGGTCTTTTGAACAAAGAGACTCTGAAGAGTCTGTATGATCCAGTCAGTAACCCCAAAGGTTTCCACAACCCCGACACTGGACAGAAAGCATACTACTCCGAAATACTCAAGACATGCCTCTACGACATTGAcggttgtgtgtttctcttcccATTTGGTGAGAGACATCTGACAGACACTTCTCCCACGAGTACTCATAGAGTGTCTGTCATCAGCAGCAGTTGTGGAATCGAAATGTCAGCGTACGAAGCATTCAAGGGCAAACACATCGACAAGAGGACGTATCTGTTGCTGTCACAGCAGGAAAGTGAATGGCAAGAAAAGTCCATTGTTGACGCCAACGAAAGTGCACGTCACATCATCACTGACGTCAAAAGTGGCCGACAACTTTGTCTAGAGTCTGCTCTGAGTCAGAGGTTTCTTGAAACGTCTGAGCTTGATGCCTATCGCAGTGAGCTTCTTAGTATCTATGAGATTGCAGACCTGATATTTTCGAGAATGGTTGTGGTGGAGGATGTTAACAGCCCCATCGCTGGTCTCTGGGATGTCACCCACAAGAAGAGGCTGTCTGTTCTTCAGGGTTTTCAACAGGGCCTTACAGACAGAACGACTGCCGTAAGGCTGTTGGAGGCCCAGGCCTGCACTGGAGGTATTTGCGACCCCTCTTCTGGGGAGAAAGTTACAGTTTCTGAGGCTCTCAACAGAGGTCTTGTAGACGAGGCACTGAAACATCAGCTCCAGCAATGTGAGCAGGCATTTAATGGCATCGTTCACCCCAATACTGCAAAGACTCTGTCCATCTCCCAGGCTGTTCAGGAAAATCTCTTCCCTAAGGATGTCTGTTTTCGCTGTATCGAGTTTCAGCTCCTGACGGGAGGACTGATACATCCCGACACTCACGATAGAGTCTCGCTTGAGGAAGTGATTCAGAGTGGCCTTGTTGACAAAGCTACTGCCTCTGCACTCAAAGACGAGAAGTTCCACACCAAGAGCCTCACCTGCCCAAAGACCAAGAGAAGAATCACGTTCAGAGAGGCTCTTGAAAGAAGCGTGTATGACTGCCATACAGGGCTGAGGTTGTTGGAGGCTACAAAAGTTTGGGGCTTTGTTGCTAAATCATCATTTCTTTATACTTGGGGGTATTAAGCAATAAACATATTTCTGTCCATATCAAGAAACCAATTATACAAATAGGATTAtctttggttttgtgtgtgacaATGACCTTAACTGGCAATGACTTCACTGTTGAACTCTCTTTTATGGTTTGCAAATGTATTTCAATACCCTGTTTGATTGCAACTGACAATGGTTCTTGAGTTTTGGTTTAATTATGAATGTAGTTTGGCAGCGCCCCTCCCTTCTAGggttctgttttttctttgtaagaGGTAACAATCTTGTTGAAAACCCATCTGTTCTGATTGTAGAGATCTGTtgatgaggagaagagagagcatGGTGATAAAGTTAGCAAACTATTGCACTGGATGAAACAGACCCAGAACAATGATGGGAATGATGGGAATGCTGTCAAAGATAGCAATGCCAACACAGACGCTTCTAATAATCCGCAGGTAAACAATGAGCATTGTATTTCGTTTTTTGGGTGGGCTCTGTTCTAATTTTCTAATCTATATTTGTTGTATATTAAAGAATACTTTGCTTCAGTGATAACAAGTATTTTTCTAATGAAAATGATATAATTTTGCTGTGAAAGTGTATGATTTCTAATAAAAACAGTCCACTTTCTAATTCATTTAATCcatatattttacaatatacagcAGATAGAGGTTtcaattaatttattatatcCCCTGTTTACTTGCCTCACAGATGCATGGTTcatattttggattttgtgaCGTATGTGATAATTTCAGTCACTTCCAATTGATTCAATAGCACCAAATGAAGTTGCACAAGCACTCACGTTTCAGAACAACCTCACTGATGAATATGTATATCGTAACCCTGCAGGTTATGGAAATATTCAAGTACAGTTAAGACCTTTGGCCCTGTGTGTCTAAGAACACATTTAGTGTCCATACAATATACACAACACCCAAAGCTGACTTACACTCACAATTTTCCTATTTTGTGTACAGTAAATCATAATATTGGTATTTCATAATTGCATTGAAATAATGATAGAGTACTGCTGAGAAGCAGTTTGGTGATTCTGAGCAGGGAGATTtcattgatgtttgtttttttcaatataacccatgtaataaaatagaaaagagaGCAGATAAATGCATTAAATAAGTTTAGACCATCATTACATGTGTAGTATGGTCACTTGCCAAAACATTAACATTAGAGCAGTGGCTTGTTTCACATCTTACAGGTTATGTTGGTCTGCATCTCTGTGGCCAGTGTATGAATTGAAatcagtaaatatatatttaactaGTTTTATTAAACCATTTAGGCAAATATGATCATGGTGTTGAATCAGATCCAATATTTTAATgttctgaattaaaaaaaaaaatgttttaggtGGGTAgaatttattattgttattacacaGCTTTGTATATTTAATCTTATCACTGGACTATTaagtttacatttatttaataattgattaacaattaaacatGTGATGCAGTCTTCTAAAATAATACTATTAAAATAATGCTAGCGTATGCatttatgtgtgcatgtgtgagcttTGTGTGTCATATTGGTGACTACTGCATTGTATGGTAACAACTCAAAGATTCACTCTACTAAATTATTGATATGTCGTCTGTTGTTCAAGGTGTCAGTCGAGGAAATGGTCACTAAGAAGGAACAGATCGCAGAAGCCTTGAGGGCCACGCAAATGATGCTGAACAAACACAGCGAGAAGTAAGCCAAGCTGCTGTGACGGACATTCTGAAGACTTTGTCCGCTGTCAAAACTCCGAGCCtcactctctgtttgtctcacaGAATGACGGAGGAGGAACGAGAGAAGgcccaggagcagctgaaggcACTCAACCAGGCGTACAGTGACCTCTCCCAACAGTGTTCAGATCAGACGACCTCTGCAGAAGAGGTTGGGCACTGGGCTGTAGATTGCATTTGTGTCTTCTAATGTGTTTGAAAACAGTGCCACCTGATGTTCAGTTGCACGACTAACCTTTTTCCTCCCCTCAGTAAGAGAAGTGTGAGACGTTGACTTTTGCACCACCCActtccttctctttcactcGATCATTAGGgatagaaaacacagaaaatctcAATATGCTGTAAACATGCTCAGTTGCCTGGCTTTGGTCTGACATTTACCCACAATGTATGTGCTTGACTTCTCTTCAACAGGATAATACATATGGTGCATAACAAAACAGTATTTGATGTGACTAACAGCCCTCTTTTTGCAAGATGTCGCGTCTCCAGATGCATGTTAGCTTTAAGTGTGTTATTCATCCCTCTCCTGTTGCAACACTGATGCAGTCTTGCACTTGTGCACATGATGTTTTAACATGCCTGCGTTTGTGTGGTGGTGAGTACACATTTTGACTTgctttttcaatatttcaattgTACATAAACAGTTTGTCGTTAGATCCAATTCAGTGATTTGtgatattcaaattttctgCAGGACCTTAAACCCAGTGATAGGTTTGGCGTCGTTTGGACTGGAACCAAGAGTTTGCCAACTGATCAGATGACTTGGGACAATCTCCCAGAGGCCCAGCTCATGACCTGTGACGCTCTCGGACCAGATTACGTTTACAAATCCACGCGGAACCACTCGTCAGAGCTGAGTGATGCAAATAAGTGCATACAGAGTTCAGATGtcacctctgtctccctctctgacaTATCAGCAGCTAGAGAAGGACCCACATGTGAAGACCTGGTCATCAAGATGATAGAGGTCAGACAAGTCAGTGATGAAGTGAAGGTGTGCTATACAGGTGATACACTAACCCTGGAGGGGGCGCTTCAGTCTGGTTTAATACCTGCTTCTGTTTATGTGAAGATTCTTCAGAGCCAAAAGACCAGTCAGGAAATGATCAATCTTAGCTTAGGTGCAGAAAATGTGTCTGAGCCGGAGTTTGAACCTTACGAGGTCAACAGACTGATATTAAACTGCCTCAGCAGAAATGAGTCTCTGACACCGGAGAGGAATGTTCACACTCTGAGGTCTGATCGTGATGGTTTAAGCGATCATGAGACCATGTCAACGCTGTTGGGTGCAAGTGATGTTGGAAATGTGGGAAACCTCCCAAACGGTGACAGGCTAAAGGTAGATGCAGCTGTCCAGTGTGATTTGATGAGCTCCAGCAGCTCACTGGTTGTGCTCGGAAATCAGCAGCAGTTTATGGGACTTGTGTTGCCTCACTCTGGGGAAATTCAAACTGTGTCCACCTCATTCCATTGTCATGAACAAATCACCACCTCTGAGTTTACCAGCAGTCTGTTCAGTAATCGGCAAAAGATTGCAGCTTTTTACATTCCAGAAAATTCAGAGATAGTCGACATCTCCTCCGCCGTTCAGAATGGTTTGACTGACAGTTATACAGCAGAGGTTTTAAAATCTATAGAGATCCCAGATGTGTTTCCTGATGTTGATCACCTCTATAAAAAGTTTTCGTCTTGGCTCATGTATAAGAAACTCACAGTGGATGGATGCTATCGTGCAGCAGAGTGCGTAGAAGTTGACAACATTCCTAGTCCCACAGAGGCACGGCAGTTATTTATCTCCTACCTAATGATGAACAGTTTCATCGATCCGAAGTCAGGACAGAGGGTCCTAATAGTCGATAGACAGCTGAGTCAAACGGTTAAAATGTTCCTAAAAGATTTGATATTTTGTGAAAACGCTGAGAATAATTTGACTTCTCTGACTGTAAATGTTGGTGATCTTTCAAATCAGCTAGATTCACCACTTCTCATACATGAGGAAACCGAGGagttaatgaaaaacacacaatacataTTTGATTCCGTTTACTCAAGCGATGTGAGGATTATCTATGATGAAAAATCTCAACACATATTAGATCCTCGTGATTTTGTTTCCTCAGGAAAAGGGAGAATGACTTTGGATGAAATCACACAACACCCATATATGTCCTCATGATTTTGTTTCATCAGGAAATGGGAGAATCTCctttgatgaaaacacacagcacacatttGATCCTCGTAATTCTGTTTCCTTAGGAAATGGAAGGATTatctttgatgaaaaaacacaacaatcatttgatcCTCTGGATTattcttcctcagctgatgggaggattagctttgatgaaaaaacacaacaatcatttgatcCTCATGATTTTGTTTCCTATGGGGATGGGAGGATTAGCTTTGTTGGAAAAACTCAACACATGTTTGATCCTCATGATTTCTCTTCCTCAGCTGAAGGGAGGATTctctttgatgaaaaaacacaacaatcatttgatcctcatgattattcttcctcagctgatgggaggattagctttgatgaaaaaacacaacaatcattcGATCCTCATGATTATTCTTCATTGGCTGATGGGAAGATGAgctttgataaaaaaacacaacaaacatttgaTCCTCGTGATTATTCTTCATCAGCTGATGGGAAGATGAGCtttgatggaaaaacacaacaatcatttgatcctcatgatgtttcttcctcagctgatgggaggattagctttgatgaaaaaacacaacaattattCGATCCTCATGAGgtttcttcctcagctgatgggaggattagctttgatgaaaaaacacaacacatgtttgATCCTCATGATTTCTCTTACTCAGCTGAAGGGAGGATTctctttgatgaaaaaacacaacaatcatttgatcctcatgattattcttcctcagctgatgggaggattagctttgatgaaaaaacacaacaatcatttgatcctcatgatttgtcttcctcagctgatgggaggataagctttgatgaaaaaacacaacaattattCGATCCTCATGAGGTTTCTTCCTCAGCTTATGGGAGGAttagctttgatgaaaaaacacaacacatgtttgATCCTCATGATTTCTCTTACTCAGCTGAAGGGAGGATTctctttgatgaaaaaacacaacaatcatttgatcctcatgattattcttcctcagctgatgggaggattagctttgatgaaaaaacacaacaatcattcGATCCTCatgtttcttcctcagctgatgggaggattagctttgatgaaaaaacacaacacatgtttgATCCTCATGATTTCTCTTACTCAGCTGAAGGGAGGATTctctttgatgaaaaaacacaacaatcatttgatcctcatgatttatcttcctcagctgatgggaggatgagctttgatgaaaaaacacaacaatcatttgatcctcatgatttttcttcctcagctgatgggaggattctctttgatgaaaaaacacaacaaacatttgaTCCTCGTGATTattcttcctcagctgatgggaggatgagctttgatgaaaaaacacaacaatcatttgatcCTCTGATTATTCTTCATCAGCTGATGGGAGGAttagctttgatgaaaaaacacaacaatcatttgatcCTCATGATTATTCTTCATCAGCTGATGGGAGGAttagctttgatgaaaaaacacaacaatcatttgatcCTAATGATTTTGTTTCCTATGGGGATGGGAGGAttagctttgatgaaaaaacacatcaatcatTTGATACTCATGATTTTTCTTCCTCAACTGATGGGAGGATTctctttgatgaaaaaacacaacaaacatttgaTCCTCATGATTATTCTTCATCAGGTGATGGGAAGATGAGCtttgatggaaaaacacaacaaccatTTGATCCTCATGATTATTCTTCCTCAGCTTATGGGAGGATTAGCTTTgatgaaaatacacaacaatCATTCGATCCTCATGatgtttcttcctcagctgatgggaggattagctttgatgaaaaaacacaacacatgtttgATCCTCATGATTTCTCTTACTCAGCTGAAGGGAGGATgagctttgatgaaaaaacacaacaatcatttgatcctcatgatttttcttcatcagctgatgggaggatgagctttgatgaaaaaacacaacaatcaatTGATCCTCATGATTATTCTTCTTCAGCTGATGGGAGGAttagctttgatgaaaaaacacaacaatcatttgatcctcatgatttttcttcctcagctgatgggaggattagctttgatgaaaaaacacaacaatcatttgatcctcatgatgtttcttcctcagctgatgggaggattagctttgatgaaaaaacacaacaatcatttgatcctcatgatttttcttcctcagctgatgggaggattagctttgatgaaaaaacacaacaatcatttgatcctcatgatgtttcttcctcagctgatgggaggattagctttgataaaaaacacaacaatcatttgatcctcatgatgtttcttcctcagctgatgggaggattagctttgataaaaacacaacaatcatttgatcctcatatgtttcttcctcagctgatgggaggattagctttgatgaaaaacacaacaatcatttgatcctcatgattattcttcctcagctgatgggaggattagctttgatgaaaaacacaacaatcatttgatcctcatgatgtttcttcctcagctgatgggaggattagctttggaaaaaacacaacaatcatttgatcctcatgattatccttcctcagctgatgggaggattagctttgatgaaaaaacacaacaatcatttgatcctcatgattattcttcctcagctgatgggaggattagctttgatgaaaaaacacaacaatcattcGATCCTCATGatgtttcttcctcagctgatgggaggattagctttgatgaaaaaacacaacacatgtttgATCCTCATGATTTCTCTTACTCAGCTGAAGGGAGGATgagctttgatgaaaaaacacaacaatcatttgatcctcatgatttttcttcctcagctgatgggaggattagctttgatgaaaaaacacaacaatcatttgatcctcatgattttcttcctcagctgatgggaggattagctttgatgaaaaaacacaacaatcatttgatcctcatgattattcttcctcagctgatgggaggattagctttgatgaaaaacacaacaatcatttgatcctcatgatgtttcttcctcagctgatgggaggattagctttgatgaaaaaacacaacaatcatttgatcctcatgatgtttcttcctcagctgatgggaggattagctttgatgaaaaaacacatcaatcatttgatcctcatgatgtttcttcctcagctgatgggaggattagctttgatggaaaaacacaacatacaattGATCCTCATGATTTTGTTTCCTCAGCTGATGGGACGAATGCCTtcattgaaaaaacacaacatacaattGATCCTCATGAATTTTCTTTCTTAGCTGAAGAGGGGATTaactttgatgaaaaaacacaacaatcatttgatcctcatgatttatcttcctcagctgatgggaggattagctttgatgaaaaaacacaacaatcatttgatcctcatgatttttcttcctcagctgatgggaggattagctttgatgaaaaaacacaacaatcatttgatcctcatgattattcttcctcagctgatgggaggattagctttgatgaaaaaacacaacaatcatttgatcctcatgatgtttcttcctcagctgatgggaggattagctttgatgaaaaaacacaacaatcatttgatcctcatgatgtttcttcctcagctgatgggaggattagctttgatgaaaaaacacatcaatcatttgatcctcatgatgtttcttcctcagctgatgggaggatTAGCTTTGATGGAAAAACTCAACATACAATTGATCCTCATGATTTTGTTTCCTCAGCTGATGGGACGAATGCCTtcattgaaaaaacacaacatacaattGATCCTCATGAATTTTCTTTCTTAGCTGAAGAGGGGATTaactttgatgaaaaaacacaacaatcatttgatcCTGGTGATTTTTCTCCCTCAGCTGACGGGAGGAttagctttgatgaaaaaattcAACACATATTTGATCCTCATGATTTTCTTTCCCCCGGCGATGGGAGGataacatttaatgaaataGCACAACACACATTTGATCCTCATGATTTAGTTTCCTCAGTGAAGGATTCTTCTGATACTAAAGATCCTGACGTAGTGGAGAAAACcttgattcagaaaaacacaaagctgaCTGAGTCAGGTGAAATTGCTGAGAGACTTTGTGGAAGTAGTCTACAGATTGATGTTGGAGGTGCTGTCAGTGAAGGTCTTGATATTCCAACTTCTGTAGGGATGTCAATCACAGCACAAAGCACAATTGTTGGCTCACCATCCAGGATGTGTGACTCTGAGCCTTCAGTAAAATCGTGCTTTCAGATTTCAGAACACTATGATGCTGAGTCACTGTGCAGTGAATCGAGAACTATTGATATGAACCCAGAGGAGGTTTTATGCTCTGAGGACTTGATGGAGGGTGAACATGAGCAAGACAATGCTGTTCAAGTATTAAAAGCCCAAGTGGAGGAAGTGGGTGATTTAGATGTCACCTCAGGGAGATGTTATGATGTGGAGGCTGCTCTCAATAAGGGCATAGTGGATGAGACGACGACACTGAAAGTGCTTGATGTAAAGTCAGATGAAAAGGGAGGTGTTGTGGGAGATGATGAGGGCTCAATGTCTTTCTTAAAACAGACACTATCAGATGGATCCATATCCTCAAATATTGGTCTTCCTACAATGGAAGAACAGAGCCTTTTAGGGTCAGATTGCACCATTAGTGTCAGTGAGACTTTCCAGCCCAGATTAGTCACTGATGCTGTTAAGAGCCTTAACTTAGATCCCGAAGCTGGCATTTACCCAGAGGAAAACTGCAGCCAATCCATTGATTGGAATCTGGGTTTAATTAACATGAACGAGGCTGAAAACACTCAGTGGTCGACTGAAATGGCGTT includes the following:
- the LOC118118672 gene encoding plectin-like, whose protein sequence is MTTEKENSVEGFKQIKQDELEVIQSQITQQYLQNVTSKGQINPDENMPVTTHGYMALCGPTEQQPKESKHIIRTRTYQIKRSCETVNISEESTTDSGGQLSMKCSTSKKLPELKGSISIQNLIKFKLFDEEILHKMERGLITSEEMQALLAPYVGKPTAIAGVYVESSKKKISFLEAAEKGFLAKTYALEFLEAQAATGSLTDLVTGQTHSVDEAMEKGILEMGLKDKLIEAEKAVSGYIHAGKTLSVFQAMEERILDRYKGKKILEVQVSTGGLINPDIGVRVPVNIAVDQGLLNKETLKSLYDPVSNPKGFHNPDTGQKAYYSEILKTCLYDIDGCVFLFPFGERHLTDTSPTSTHRVSVISSSCGIEMSAYEAFKGKHIDKRTYLLLSQQESEWQEKSIVDANESARHIITDVKSGRQLCLESALSQRFLETSELDAYRSELLSIYEIADLIFSRMVVVEDVNSPIAGLWDVTHKKRLSVLQGFQQGLTDRTTAVRLLEAQACTGGICDPSSGEKVTVSEALNRGLVDEALKHQLQQCEQAFNGIVHPNTAKTLSISQAVQENLFPKDVCFRCIEFQLLTGGLIHPDTHDRVSLEEVIQSGLVDKATASALKDEKFHTKSLTCPKTKRRITFREALERSVYDCHTGLRLLEATKVWGFVAKSSFLYTWGY